The Desulfuromonas sp. genome segment TCTTCCCTCTTCTTCACCGAGGCGCCACGGTTATTGGCAGCGTCGAGGAACTCCCCGGCCAACCTCTCACCCATGGTCTTCTCGCCGCGGGAGCGGGCGAAGCTGACGATCCAGCGGATCGCCAGGGCGTTGCGCCGGTCGGAACGGACCTCAATGGGAACCTGATAGGTGGAACCGCCGACGCGGCGGGACTTGACCTCCAGCATCGGTCGCACGTTCTCGATGGCCTTCTTGAAAATTTCCAGGGGATCATCACCACTGCGACTGGCGACGATATCAAAGGCCCCGTAAACGATCTGCTCAGCAGTACTCTTCTTGCCGTCGAGCATGATGGCGTTCATGAACTTGGCCAGCAAACGATCGTTGTATTTGGGGTCGGGAAGTATTACCCGCTTCGGTACTTCTCTTCTTCTCGGCATAGCGTCCTCTCGCCTCTTGCTTTATTTCGGCCTCTTGGCCCCGTACTTGGAACGAGCCTGCCTGCGGTCCTGAACGCCCGCCAGGTCGAGGACGCCACGAACGATGTGGTAACGCACACCGGGAAGGTCCTTGACTCGGCCGCCGCGGATCAGCACCACGGAGTGCTCCTGCAGGTTGTGCCCCACCCCGGGAATGTAGGAGGTTACCACAATGCCGTTAGTGAGACGCACACGGGCCACCTTACGCAAAGCGGAGTTAGGCTTCTTGGGAGTGGTTGTGTACACACGGGTGCAGACCCCGCGCTTCTGAGGATTGCTCTGAAGCGCAGGAGCGGTGGATTTCTTCACCTTCCTCTCCCGTCCCTTTCGGATCAACTGATTAATCGTCGGCATCTACGTACTCCCGAATTCGCGTATTCTATAAGTTGAAAGAGCAACTGACTTTCAGCTGGGAAAACCCGGCGAGATTATCAATCCAGCCGTCCTTTGTCAAGGACTTTTTAGGGCCCCCCAGTGTTTTTTCCGGACCGGCTTGAAACCCCCTATTCGAGGGCCGTCTCAGCGGACGTTTCACCCTCCGGAACCTCCTCGCCCACCTCCTCTTCGAGGACCTCGAGCGGCTCCGGAAGCTCCTCGGGCTCCTCGATCAAAAGCTTGGCCCCACGGTACTTAGATATCCCGGTGCCGGCGGGGATGAGGCGGCCCATAATGACGTTCTCCTTGAGTCCCCGCAGGTAGTCGACCTTGCCCTCGATGGCGGCCTGGGTGAGCACCTTGGTAGTCTCCTGGAAAGAGGCCGCGGAGATGAACGATTCGGTAGAAAGAGAAGCCTTTGTGATACCGAGCATGAGCGGCTCGCCCACCGCGGGCTGACCGTCCTCGGCAAGAGCCCGCTGGTTCTCCACCTCGAACTGCCAGCGCTCGACCTGGTCGTCGATCAGGAAGCGGGTGTCCCCCACCTCCTTGACCCGCACCCGGCGAAGCATCTGCCGAACAATGGTTTCGATGTGCTTGTCGTTGATCTTGACGCCCTGGAGGCGGTAGACCTCCTGAACCTCGTCCACCAGGTACTTGGCCAGCTCCTTCTCGCCCAACACCCGGAGGATGTCGTGGGGGTTGCTGGACCCGTCCATGAGAGGCTCGCCCGCCTTTATATGGTCCCCCTCGTGAACGCTGATGTGCTTGCCCTTGGGGATGAGGTACTCCTTGGGCTCACCGAGTTCGGGAGTGACCACGACCTTGCGCTTGCCCTTCGAATCCTTGCCGAAGGAGACGGCGCCGTCGATCTCGGAGATAACCGCGAACTCCTTGGGCTTGCGGGCCTCGAAAAGCTCCGCGACCCGCGGCAAACCACCGGTGATGTCCTTGGTCTTTGTCGTCTCACGGGGGATCTTGGCCAGCACGTCGCCGGCTGTGGCCAGCTCATCCTCGGCCATCACGATGTTGGCCCCCACGGGGAGCATGTAGCGGGCCGGAGCACCGTTGGGCAGCTTGGCCGTCTTGCCTTCGGAGTCCTTGAGGGTGATCCGGGGACGCTTGCTGGGATCCTTCGACTCGATGATCACTTTGGTGGAGAGACCGGTCCGTTCGTCCAGCTGCTCCTCCATGGTGACCCCCTCGATGATGTCGCCGAAACGCACCTCACCGGGAATCTCCGTCAGGATGGGCAGGGTGTACGGGTCCCATTCGGCGATCAGGTCTCCGGTTTTGACCTCCCCGTCGAGTCCGATCCGAAGCCGGGCACCGTAAACAACGCCGTAGCGCTCGCGCTCGCGGCCTGTTTCGTCGACCACCGCGACCTCCCCGTTGCGGTTCATCACCACGTGGAAGCCCTGGTTGTCCATAACGGTGTTCAGGTTGATGTATTGGAGGGTACCTTCAAAACGGGCCTCGAGGGAGGTCTGCTCGGCGCGCCGGGAAGCGGTCCCGCCGATATGGAAGGTCCGCATGGTCAACTGGGTGCCGGGCTCGCCAATCGACTGGGCGGCGATAACCCCGACCGCTTCGCCGAGATTGACCAAGTGCCCGCGGGCCAGGTCGCGGCCGTAGCAGGTTGCGCAGATACCACGGCGGCTCTGGCAAGTAAGGACCGAACGGATCCGGAGCTTTTCGAGCCCGGCATCCTCGATCTTCTTGACCAAATCCTCGGTGATCTCCTGGTTGCCCTCCACCAGCACCTCGCCGGTCACCGGATCCTCGACATCCTCAAGGGCCGAGCGGCCGAGGATACGGTCTCCAAGGGGCTCGATGACCTCCCCGCCTTCGGTGAGCGAGGAGACGAGGATACCGTCCAGGGTGCCGCAGTCATGCTCGGTGATGATGGCGTCCTGGGCCACGTCGACGAGGCGACGGGTCAGGTAACCGGAGTTGGCCGTCTTCAGCGCGGTATCGGCGAGACCCTTTCGGGCGCCGTGGGTGGAGATGAAGTACTGCAGTACGGTCAACCCCTCGCGGAAGTTCGCGGTAATGGGCGTCTCGATGATCTCACCGGAAGGCTTGGCCATGAGACCACGCATCCCGGCGAGCTGACGGATCTGCTGGGCGCTGCCTCGGGCTCCCGAATCGGCCATCATGTGGATGGCGTTGAAGGAGGGGAGCTTTACGGTCTTGGGCTTTTTGGAATCGACCGTAGCCGGATCGGTCACCTCGTCAACCGAAAGGTTTCCGAGCATGGTCTGGGCGATGTCCTCTGTGCACTTGGCCCAGATGTCGATAACTTTGTTGTAGCGTTCGCCGTCGGTGATCAGACCCTCGGTATACTGGCTCTGAATCTCCTTGACTTCCTCGACCGCCTTGTCGATGTATTCCTGCTTGTTCTCAGGAATGACCATGTCGTCGAGGCAGATGGAGATACCCGCCAGGGTGGAGAAACGGTAGCCGGTCTCCTTGAGCCTGTCGGCGAGGATGACCGTCTCCTTGTTTCCGGCGAGACGGAAGCTGGCATCGATCAGGTCGGCTACCTGCTTCTTGGCCATCACCCGGTTGATGTACTCAAAGGGGATGGATACGGGCACAACCTCCCGGAGCAGAATCCGCCCCACGGTGGTTTCCACGAGTTCCGGATCTCCACTCTCCGCCGTCACCATGCGAACCTTGATTTTGGCTTGCAGGTCGATCGCCCCGGCGTCGTAGGCAATGCGCACTTCTTCCGGGGATGCGAAAATCTTTCCCTCGCCCTGAACGAAAGCCCGGTCCCTGGTCATGTAATAAATGCCGAGGACCATGTCCTGCGAAGGAACAATGATCGGTTTGCCGTGGGCCGGGGAGAGGATGTTGTTGGTGGACATCATCAGCACCCGGGCCTCGATCTGGCTCTCGATCGACAGGGGCAGATGAACCGCCATCTGGTCACCGTCGAAGTCGGCGTTGAAAGCGGTGCAGACGAGGGGGTGCAGCTGAATCGCCTTGCCCTCGATCAGCACAGGCTCGAAGGCCTGGATGCCGAGACGGTGCAGGGTCGGCGCCCGGTTGAGCATGACGGGGTGCTCCTTGATGACCTCGTCGAGCACGTCCCAGACCTCGGGCTTCTCTTTTTCCACCAGTTTCTTGGCGCTCTTTATGGTGGTGCAGTAGCCCCGCTCCTCAAGTTTGTTGTAGATAAAGGGCTTTAACAGCTCGAGAGCCATCTTCTTGGGCAGTCCGCACTGATGCAGTTTGAGTTCGGGACCGACGACGATAACCGAACGGCCCGAATAATCGACACGCTTTCCGAGAAGGTTCTGACGAAAGCGGCCGCCCTTTCCCTTGAGCATATCCGAAAGGGACTTCAGGGGGCGTTTGTTGGGGCCGGTGATGGCCCGGCCGCGCCGACCGTTGTCGAACAGAGCATCGACCGACTCCGGGAGCATCCGCTTCTCGTTGCGGATGATAACCTCAGGGGCGCGCAGCTCGATAAGACGCTTGAGACGGTTGTTGCGGTTGATGACCCGGCGGTAGAGGTCGTTCAGGTCGCTGGTGGCGAACCGTCCGCCGTCCAAGGGAACCAGGGGCCGCAGTTCGGGCGGCAGCACCGGGATGGTCTCGAGGATCATCCACTCGGGGCGGTTGCCGCTCTGTTTGAAGGCCTCGACCACCTTGAGCCGCTTGGAGACCTTCTGGCGCTTGGCCTGGCTGGCGGCCTCCTTCATCTCGGCGCGCAAGGTCAGGGACAATTCCTCGAGGCCGATGCCCTCGAGGAGTTCGCGGATTGCCTCGGCGCCCATGCTCGCGGTGAACTGGCCGGCATGCTCCTCCATGGCCTCACGGTACTTGTCCTCGGTGAGGATCTGCCCCTCCATCAGGGGGGCGTCGCCCGCATCGAGAACCACGTAGGCCTCGAAGTAGAGAATCCTCTCCAGCTCCTTGAGGGTCATGTCGAGCAGAGTCCCGATCCGTGAAGGGAGGGACTTGAGAAACCAGATGTGGGCCACGGGGCAGGCCAGGTCGATGTGTCCAAGGCGCTCCCGGCGGACCTTGCTGGGAATAACCTCGACCCCGCATTTCTCGCAGACAATGCCGCGGTGCTTCATGCGCTTGTACTTGCCGCAGTTGCACTCGTAGTCCTTGGTGGGGCCGAAAATTTTCGCGCAGAAAAGCCCGTCGCGCTCCGGCTTGAAGGTGCGGTAGTTGATGGTCTCGGGCTTCTTGACCTCTCCGAAAGAACGCTCCCTAATCTTCTCCGGCGAGGTCAGGGAGAGCCGGATCGCGTTGAAATTCAGGGGATCCTTCGGCCGCTCGAACAGACTAAAAATATCTTCCAAAACACATCCTCCTTGTGGGATGGTGGTTGGTTCAAGCTTTCAGAACATTAGCCAACAACAAGCAGCCCGCAATCGATGAGAGCCGAGCTGTTGCCGCGACTGAACGCTGGGCGCTGCCTAGTCCTCTTCCTCTTCGAGAAGCTCCACGTCGAGGCACAGCGACTGCAGCTCCTTGACCAGCACGTTGAAGGACTCGGGCAGGCCGGCCTCCAGGGTGTGCTTGCCCTTGACGATCGCCTCATACATCCGGGTCCGCCCGGCCACGTCGTCGGATTTGACGGTAAGGAATTCCTGCAGGGCGTGGGCGGCACCGTAAGCCTCCATGGCCCAGACCTCCATCTCCCCGAGCCGCTGGCCGCCGAACTGGGCCTTGCCTCCCAGCGGCTGCTGGGTAACCAGGCTGTACGGACCGATGCTTCGAGCGTGGATCTTGTCGTCGACAAGATGGTGCAGCTTGAGCATGTACATGATCCCGACGGTCACCTTCTCCTTGAAGGCATCGCCGGTCTTGCCGTCGTGAAGGGTCATCTGCCCGCTGGAGGAGAAGCCGGCGCGGTCCATAACTTCCTTGATCTGGTCCTCGACGACCCCCTCGAACACCGGGGAAGCCATGGGCACCCCCTTGGAGAGTCGCCGCGCCAGAGTCATCACCTCATCCTCGCCAAGGCCGTCGATGAACTTGTCGAGTTCCTTGGTCTGGTAGGCGTCTTTGATCTTCTTTTTCAGGGCGTCGGGACCGAACTGCTGGTCCAGCGACTCCTGGATCTGCATCCCCAGGCCGCGGGCGCCGAGGCCAAGGTGCGTCTCGAGGATCTGCCCGACGTTCATACGCGAGGGGACGCCCAGGGGGTTGAGGACAATCTCGACGGGCGTGCCGTCGGCCATGTAAGGCATGTCCTCCTGGGGCAGGATGCGCGAGAGCACACCCTTGTTGCCGTGGCGGCCTGCCATCTTGTCGCCGACCTGGAGCTTGCGCTTGATGGCGATATAGACCTTGACCATTTTGATGACCCCGGGAGGCAGGTCGTCGCCGCGCTTGAGCTTCTCGATCTTGTCGGAGAAGACCCCCTTGATGAGCTCCTCCCGATCGCCGAGCCGGGCGAAGACGTCGGCAACCTTCTCCTCAACCTCCTCGGCCTTGGCCAGGGAGATTTCCTTCCAGCGCGAGAAGGGAACCTTGGCCAGGGTGGCGGCGGTGGCCTTCTTGCCCTTGGCAAGGAGGGTGGCGCCGGACTCGTCCACCACCTCAACCGCCGGGGTCTGTCCAACGAGCAGAGCCTGGATCTTCCCCTTGGCCGAAGTGCGGATGATCTGGATCTCGTCGTTCTGGTCCTTGAGCAGCTTGTCGATCTCGGCCTTTTCGATGGTCTCCGTCCGGCTGTCCTTGTCTGCCCCCTTGCGGGAGAAGACCCGGGCCCCGATCACGACACCCTCGACTCCGGGAGGAACTCTCAGGGACGTGTCCCGGACATCGCCGGCTTTTTCCCCGAAAATGGCCCGCAACAGCTTCTCCTCGGGAGAAAGCTGGGTCTCCCCCTTGGGCGTGATCTTGCCGACCAGGATGTCCCCGGGCTGAACCTCGGCGCCGATACGGATGATCCCGCTCTCGTCAAGATCGGCCAGGGCGTCCTCCCCCAGGTTGGGAATGTCGTTGGTGATCTCTTCCTTGCCCAGCTTGGTGTCACGGGCGACGCACTCGAACTCCTCGATATGGATGGAGGTGTAGCGGTCCTCCTTGACGAGTTTCTCGGAGATGAGGATGGAGTCCTCGAAGTTGTAGCCATGCCAGGGCATGAAAGCGACCAGCACGTTCTGCCCCAAGGCCAGCTCCCCCCACTGGGTGGAAGGGCCGTCGGCGATGATTTCGCCGCGGTTGACCTTGTCGCCGATCTGGCAGATCGGCTTCTGGTTGAGGCAGGTATTCTGGTTGGACCGGATGAACTTGGTCAGATTGTAGATGTCCACCCCGGTGCCGGTTTCGTCCACCTCTCCCTCGTCGATCTTGACCACGATGCGGGCGGCGTCAACGCTCTCGACCACGCCGTTGTGACGAGCGACCACCGCAGCCCCTGAGTCGTGGGCCACGATGCGCTCCATGCCGGTGCCGACCAGGGGCGCGTCGGCCCGCAGCAGGGGAACGGCCTGGCGCTGCATGTTCGAACCCATCAGGGCGCGGTTGGCGTCGTCATTCTCCAGGAAGGGGATGAGCGCCGCGGCCACCGAAACGAGCTGCTTGGGAGAGACGTCCATCAACTCGATGTCCTCCCGGTTCATCAGCATGAATTCCCCGGTCTTCCGGGCGTTGACCAGTTCGTTGACGAAGCAGCCCTTCTCGTCCAGAGGCGCGTTGGCCTGGGCGATCGCGTGCCCCTCCTCCTCCAGGGCTGAGAAGTAGCGAATGTCTTTGGTGACCAGACCGTCCTTCACGAGGCGGTAGGGGGTCTCGACAAAGCCGTGCTCGTTGATCCGGGCGTAGGTGGAGAGGGAGGCGATGAGACCGATGTTCGGACCCTCGGGGGTCTCGATGGGGCAGACCCGGCCGTAGTGGGTGGGGTGCACGTCTCGCACCTCGAAACCGGCCCGCTCCCGGGTCAGTCCCCCGGGGCCCAGGGCAGAAAGGCGCCGCTTGTGGGTGATCTCGGACAGGGGGTTGGTCTGGTCCATGAACTGGGAGAGCTGGGAGGAACCGAAAAACTCCTTGACCACGGCGGAAACCGGTTTGGAGTTGATCAGGTCGTGGGGCATGAGGCTGTCGACCTCCTGCAGGCTCATGCGCTCCTTGATGGCCCTCTCCATGCGCACAAGGCCGACCCGGTACTGGTTCTCGAGAAGTTCGCCGACGGCGCGGACCCGGCGGTTGCCGAGATGATCGATGTCGTCGATCGCCCCCTTGCCGTTGCGCAGATCGATGAGATAACGCACGACCTCGAGAATGTCCTCCTTCGTCAGGGTCGTGTGCTCCAGGGGAGTTTCCAGCCCCAGCTTGTAATTGAGCTTGAGCCGGCCCACCGCCGAAAGATCATAGCGCTCGGCATTGAAGAAGAGGCTTTCGAAAAGAGCCGTAGCGCTGCGCACCGTCGGCGGGTCGCCGGGGCGCAGGCGCCGGTAGATCTCGATAATGCCATCCTGCTGGGAAGAGGTCTTGTCCAGCAGAAGGGTGTCGCGGAGATAGGGCCCCACGTAGAGGTTGTCGATGAAGAGCACGGGGATGGTGTTGATCCCCCGCGTGCGCATCTCTTCCAGGTGAGAGACCGTCAACTCCTCGTTGCACTCGACCATGACCTCGCCGGTGGCGATGTCAACGATGTCGGAGGACGTGATCTTTCCGACGACATCCTCCTCGGGGACGGGAATGAACTCCACCTTCTTCTCGCCCAGCTTGCGGATCGCAGCCTTCGTGAACTTCCGGTTGGCCTTGACGATCACCTCGCCGTCAGCAGCCACCACGTCCATGCTCGCTCTTTGCCCGGCGAGCAGTTCGAGGTTGACGCGCTTCTTGTAGCCATCCTCGCCGTAGACGATCTCCTCGATGTCGTAATAGTAGTTGAGCAATTCCTCGGCGCTGTACCCCAGGGCCTTCAGGAGAACGGTGGCGGGGAGCTTGCGGCGCCGGTCGATGCGCACATAGAGAAGGTCTTTATGGTCAAAGTCGAAGTCGAGCCAAGAGCCCCGGTAGGGAATGACCCGGGCGTTGTAAAGGATCTTCCCGCTGGAGTGGGTCTTCCCCTTGTCGTGGTCGAAAAAGACCCCGGGAGAACGGTGCAGCTGGCTGACGATGACTCTTTCTGTCCCATTAATGATAAAGGTGCCGTTTTGGGTCATCAGCGGGATCTCGCCGAAGTAGACCTCCTGCTCCTTGATGTCCCGGATGGACTGGACGCCTGACTCCTTGTCCACGTCCCAGGAGACCAGGCGGACCCGCACCTTCACGGGGGCGGCAAAGGTCATGCCCCTCTGGTGGCACTCGTCGACGTCGTATTTGGGGGTCCCCAGAGTATAGGAAACATACTCGAGAGAACAGGTATCGCTGAAATCGCGGATCGGGAAGACAGAGCGGAAGACGGCCTCGAGGCCGATGTTCTGCCGTGCCGAAGGAGGAAGCTCCGCCTGGAGGAAACGCTGGTAGGAATTCTTTTGGATATCGATGAGGTTGGGAATGTCGATGATCTTTTGGATCTCGGCAAAGTGTTTCCTCAGCAGCTGGTTATTCGCGATCGAATAAGCCATGTTTTCTCCTTTTGGTGGTTTCAGCCGGGGCTGAGGTCTGTTCCGCGAATCCCCGATCGCCGGATCCGGCACCGACCACCTCCTCGGCAACCTGTCAACTTTCACCGGCTATGCGGAAAAGCGACCGTTTCCAAATCGATGCCTCGCCCCTCCCCAGGGGAAGGAGGCAAGGAAAGTCAAATAGCCAAGGCCGCACAAGCGACCTTGGCTAGTTTTCCTACTATTTGAAGAAACCTTATTTGAGCTCCACGGAAGCGCCAGCTTCCTCCAGCTGCTTCTTGAGCTCTTCGGCCTCGGCCTTGGGCAGAGCTTCTTTAACGGCGTTGGGAGCCCCGTCGACCAGTTCCTTGGCTTCCTTGAGGCCAAGCCCGGTGACGGCGCGAACCACCTTGATGACGTTGATTTTCTTGTCTCCGGGGCCAGTCAGAACGACGTCGAACTCGTCCTTTTCCTCGGCGGCAGGAGCGGCGGCGCCGGGAGCGGCAGCCATGGCAACGGGGGCGGCGGCAGAGACGCCGAACTTGTCTTCAAGTTCCTTAACCAGCTCAGCCAGTTCAAGGACGCTCATGTTTTCGATAAACTCGATAACCTGCTCTTTGGTGATGTCGGCCATGATCAATATCCTCCGTAAATGCTTATATTTGTTTATAATGGTGTTGTTTTAGGCGGCTTTCTTGTCCTGGATGGCGCCGAGCACCTGAACCAGTGAGCGCGGTACCGCGGCGAGAACGCCAACGAAATTGGAGACCGGCGCATTGATGGAACCGAGCATCTTGGCGAGCAGGACTTCGCGGCTGGGCAGTTCGGCGAGGGCCTTGATGTCCTCGAGCGACAGAAGCCCGCCGTCCAGCATGCCGGCCTTCAGTTCGAAGGTCTTGCTGGCCTTGGCGAACTCGCTCAGCACCTTGGCAGGCGCAACGGGATCCTCGGCGGCAATGGCAATAGCCGTGGGACCGACGAAATGGTCCTTGAGGCACTCGGATGCCGTTCCCTTGGCGGCCAGGTTCAGCAGAGTGTTCTTGACAACCCGAAACTCGACCCCGGCCTCGCGCAGTTCACCGCGGAGCTTGTTGGCCTGCTCAACATCGAGTCCCCGGTAGTCGGCCAGAAAGGCCGCCTTGGCCTCGGCGAGTTTACCCGCCAGTTCAGCCACCACTTGTTCTTTGCTGCTTTTGTTCAACGTCTCTCCTCCTTTCTTTTGATTTCGGGACATTCAAAAAGTCCCAACCCCCGTCAGAGGCATTGGAGAGAGACGGTCGAACCGTCGCCCCAATTCTTCAGCCTCGGCAGGCGGCAGAAGCCATTAAACACTCCGCGAGGGAGCATGCCTGCTGTCTTTGACCAGGAGCGTGCGAATGGTGCTTTAATTTGAACCGAAAGGCGACAACCCGACACGTCGGTGCCGGGCTATCCTCTTTCCTTTTTGGGGGGGGCGAAAGCCCCTATTACTTCACCAGCGCCTGAAGGGCGGCCGCGTCAAGGTTGACGCCGGGCCCCATGGTGCTGGAGATGCTGACTTTCTTCAGATAGGTGCCCTTGGAGGTGGAGGGTTTGGCCTTCACCAGGGCATCCATCAGAGAGAGCAGGTTCTCCTGGAGTTTCTCGGGGGAAAAGGAGACCTTTCCGACAGGCGCATGGACGATCCCCGCCTTCTCTACCCGGTAGGTCACCTTGCCCGACTTGGCTTCCTGCACGGCGCGGCCCACGTCGAAAGTGACGGTGCCGACCTTGGGGTTAGGCATCAGGCCGCGGGGACCGAGCATTCTGCCGATCTTGCCGACGGTGCCCATCATGTCGGGTGTGGCGATGGCCGTGTCGAACTCGAACCAGCCATCCTTGATCTTCTCGACCAGATCGTCGCCGCCGACGAAGTCGGCCCCAGCCTGAGTGGCTTCCTGGGCCTTCTCCCCTTTGGCGAAGACCAGGACACGGACGTCCTTGCCCAGACCATTGGGCAGGACAACAGCGCCCCGGACCATCTGGTCAGCTTTACGAGGGTCCACCCCGAGACGAACCGCCACGTCCACGGTCTCGTCGAACTTGGTAAAGGCAGAGTCCTTGACAAGGGCGATGCCTTCCTCGGGAGAGTACACCTGAGTCCGGTCGACCTTGCCCTTGGCTGTAGTGAATTTCTTTCCTGTGGCCATTTGAAAACTCCGAATCTGCTGGATTTCTATTCGACTTCGATGCCCATGCTGCGCGCGGTACCCTCGATGGTTCGCATCGCCGCATCCTCATTGAAGGCATTGAGGTCAGGCATCTTGAGCTTTGCGATCTCCAGCACCTGGTCCTTGGTGACCGAGCCCACCTTGTCCTTATTGGGCACCCCGGAGCCTTTTTCAAGCTTGGCCGCCTTCAACAACAGGACGGCCGCCGGGGGCGTTTTGGTGATGAAGGAGAATGACCGGTCGGCATAAACGGTAATGACGACGGGAATGATCATCCCTTCCTGACTCTGGGTCTTGGCGTTGAACGCCTTGCAGAACTCCATGATGTTGACCCCGTGCTGACCCAGAGCGGGGCCGACCGGAGGCGAGGGATTCGCCTTGCCGGCAGGGATCTGCAACTTTATCTGTCCAACAACCTTCTTGGCCATGAGTTACTCCTTGGGGTATCTCTTACGAAGCCAGCCTCAGCTGGTCTTTTCCACCTGAATAAACTCGAGCTCGACGGGAGTCACCCGGCCAAAGATGCTGACCATGACCTTGAGTTTCGCCTTGTCGGGCTTGACATCCTCCACCACCCCGGTGAAGTTGAGGAAGGGTCCGTCGATGACTCGCACCGTCTCTCCCACCTCGAATTCAACCTTGGGCTTGGGCCGCTCAACCCCTTCTTCCATGCGGGTTGTGATCTTGGCCACCTCCTCGTCGGGGATGGCGGGCGGGGCAGTTCCCCCGCCGACGAAACCGGTCACCTTGGGCGTATCCTTGACAATATGCCAGGTTTCGTTGTTGAGCTCCATCCGCACCAGAATGTAGCCCGGGAAGAACTTCCGGGTAGAGGTCTTGCGCTCCCCCTTCTTCAACTCGACGACCGTCTCGGAAGGGATCAGCACCTCGCCAAAGGAATCCTCGGCCCCCAGGGCCCGGATTCGCTCCTCGAGATTGAGCTTGACCTTGTTCTCATAGCCCGAGTAGGTATGCACACCATACCACTTCATATCCACGACCGTACCTTCGGCGTCCATCAACTCAGGATGACCCGAATCAGCGTGGAAAGGGCCGAATCGACGACCCACAAAAAGATACCGATCACAATCACCACAGAGATGACAACAAGAGTGGACCCATAAGTGTCCTTCTTGGTCGGCCAGGTGACCTTCTTCAGCTCACCCTTGACGTTGGTGAAAAATTCGGTTGTTTTACCAAGCACTATTTTTAACCCCCACAGAGGATTGCGCTCTTGATAAATGGCAGGCCAGGAGGGACTCGAACCCCCAACACCCGGTTTTGGAGACCGGTGCTCTAGCCATTAGAGCTACTGGCCTGCAGACAAAAGACCACAGCAGTCCGTGGCCCGACCTCCTCGGTCCCGCCCCTACTTCGTTTCGCGATGGGCGGTGTGCTTCTGACAGAACCGACAATACTTGCTGAACTCCAGCTTGTCGGGCGTGTTTCGCTTGTTTTTGGTCGTGGTGTAATTCCGCCGCTTGCACTCGGTGCAAGCCAGTGTGACAATATCCCG includes the following:
- the rpsG gene encoding 30S ribosomal protein S7; translated protein: MPRRREVPKRVILPDPKYNDRLLAKFMNAIMLDGKKSTAEQIVYGAFDIVASRSGDDPLEIFKKAIENVRPMLEVKSRRVGGSTYQVPIEVRSDRRNALAIRWIVSFARSRGEKTMGERLAGEFLDAANNRGASVKKREDTHRMAEANKAFAHYRW
- the rpsL gene encoding 30S ribosomal protein S12 — protein: MPTINQLIRKGRERKVKKSTAPALQSNPQKRGVCTRVYTTTPKKPNSALRKVARVRLTNGIVVTSYIPGVGHNLQEHSVVLIRGGRVKDLPGVRYHIVRGVLDLAGVQDRRQARSKYGAKRPK
- the rpoC gene encoding DNA-directed RNA polymerase subunit beta': MEDIFSLFERPKDPLNFNAIRLSLTSPEKIRERSFGEVKKPETINYRTFKPERDGLFCAKIFGPTKDYECNCGKYKRMKHRGIVCEKCGVEVIPSKVRRERLGHIDLACPVAHIWFLKSLPSRIGTLLDMTLKELERILYFEAYVVLDAGDAPLMEGQILTEDKYREAMEEHAGQFTASMGAEAIRELLEGIGLEELSLTLRAEMKEAASQAKRQKVSKRLKVVEAFKQSGNRPEWMILETIPVLPPELRPLVPLDGGRFATSDLNDLYRRVINRNNRLKRLIELRAPEVIIRNEKRMLPESVDALFDNGRRGRAITGPNKRPLKSLSDMLKGKGGRFRQNLLGKRVDYSGRSVIVVGPELKLHQCGLPKKMALELLKPFIYNKLEERGYCTTIKSAKKLVEKEKPEVWDVLDEVIKEHPVMLNRAPTLHRLGIQAFEPVLIEGKAIQLHPLVCTAFNADFDGDQMAVHLPLSIESQIEARVLMMSTNNILSPAHGKPIIVPSQDMVLGIYYMTRDRAFVQGEGKIFASPEEVRIAYDAGAIDLQAKIKVRMVTAESGDPELVETTVGRILLREVVPVSIPFEYINRVMAKKQVADLIDASFRLAGNKETVILADRLKETGYRFSTLAGISICLDDMVIPENKQEYIDKAVEEVKEIQSQYTEGLITDGERYNKVIDIWAKCTEDIAQTMLGNLSVDEVTDPATVDSKKPKTVKLPSFNAIHMMADSGARGSAQQIRQLAGMRGLMAKPSGEIIETPITANFREGLTVLQYFISTHGARKGLADTALKTANSGYLTRRLVDVAQDAIITEHDCGTLDGILVSSLTEGGEVIEPLGDRILGRSALEDVEDPVTGEVLVEGNQEITEDLVKKIEDAGLEKLRIRSVLTCQSRRGICATCYGRDLARGHLVNLGEAVGVIAAQSIGEPGTQLTMRTFHIGGTASRRAEQTSLEARFEGTLQYINLNTVMDNQGFHVVMNRNGEVAVVDETGRERERYGVVYGARLRIGLDGEVKTGDLIAEWDPYTLPILTEIPGEVRFGDIIEGVTMEEQLDERTGLSTKVIIESKDPSKRPRITLKDSEGKTAKLPNGAPARYMLPVGANIVMAEDELATAGDVLAKIPRETTKTKDITGGLPRVAELFEARKPKEFAVISEIDGAVSFGKDSKGKRKVVVTPELGEPKEYLIPKGKHISVHEGDHIKAGEPLMDGSSNPHDILRVLGEKELAKYLVDEVQEVYRLQGVKINDKHIETIVRQMLRRVRVKEVGDTRFLIDDQVERWQFEVENQRALAEDGQPAVGEPLMLGITKASLSTESFISAASFQETTKVLTQAAIEGKVDYLRGLKENVIMGRLIPAGTGISKYRGAKLLIEEPEELPEPLEVLEEEVGEEVPEGETSAETALE